From a region of the Helicobacter hepaticus ATCC 51449 genome:
- a CDS encoding HrcA family transcriptional regulator has product MSKKDLLLSRVIVEYLKHKEPIGSESLKSLMNTKISSATIRNYFKALADEGLLFQPHVSSGRIPTLGALKSYWYKQLDTKSLVEVDSVKCIQEACFAAELFCAVSVEESNRLCNIQRLQDDKLLLEFERIGITLPFSSALERFLHELKGLEVIDVRKIAHQVRAQSLLDALSCVQSRNLTYFGVGAMAQAYIHNTNEQSFYSIIDGSMFDFLESGMYCEEVLPKGYMAIMQDIKLKTHPDKKTRMLCIGALDRDFAYFYGCIQS; this is encoded by the coding sequence TTGAGTAAAAAAGATTTGCTTCTTTCGCGTGTAATTGTTGAGTATTTAAAACACAAAGAGCCTATTGGTTCTGAATCTTTAAAATCTCTTATGAATACAAAAATCTCATCTGCTACCATACGCAATTATTTTAAGGCATTAGCAGATGAGGGATTATTGTTTCAACCTCACGTGAGCAGCGGACGCATTCCTACGCTTGGTGCTTTGAAATCATATTGGTATAAACAACTTGATACGAAGTCTCTTGTGGAAGTAGATTCTGTAAAATGTATTCAAGAGGCGTGTTTTGCAGCCGAGCTTTTTTGTGCTGTGAGTGTGGAAGAGAGTAATCGTCTTTGCAATATACAAAGATTGCAAGATGATAAACTTTTACTAGAATTTGAGCGCATTGGTATTACCCTACCTTTTTCAAGTGCTTTAGAGAGATTTTTGCACGAGCTAAAAGGATTAGAGGTTATTGATGTGCGAAAAATTGCTCATCAAGTTCGTGCACAGAGTTTGCTTGATGCACTTTCTTGTGTGCAGAGTAGGAATCTTACATATTTTGGTGTAGGAGCAATGGCTCAAGCTTACATACATAATACCAATGAACAGAGTTTTTATTCTATTATTGATGGAAGTATGTTTGATTTTTTAGAGAGCGGTATGTATTGCGAGGAGGTGTTACCTAAAGGCTATATGGCAATTATGCAAGATATAAAGCTAAAAACTCACCCAGATAAAAAGACAAGAATGCTTTGTATCGGGGCATTAGATAGAGATTTTGCTTATTTTTATGGCTGTATTCAATCTTAA
- a CDS encoding chemotaxis protein CheV: protein MNIASNEMELVDFRLYEDKEGETYEGVYGINVAKVSGIVIYPEEIFESPGSPDYLLGMFDLRGEIVPLIDLTLWMNIKPKEDAINEKKVIVTEFNNKRLGFVVHATKRLRRISWADIESAMFSLNNDNQRGKITGTTRIEDGRTLLILDLESIIDDLDFQMPNGANADTEEFKPTRKFEGSVLILDDSSIARKLLHSTMTDIGFNVIEAIDGQAGLERLEQLYERWGNDITNHLKLIVSDVEMPKMDGFHFAAQVKNDARFNKIPIIFNSSISDKFSSTKGKEIGAEAYLVKFDAKLFYDEITRILSK, encoded by the coding sequence ATGAACATTGCAAGCAATGAGATGGAACTTGTAGATTTCAGGCTCTATGAAGATAAAGAAGGAGAAACTTATGAGGGCGTATATGGTATTAATGTCGCCAAAGTAAGTGGCATTGTCATCTATCCTGAGGAAATTTTTGAATCTCCAGGAAGCCCTGATTATTTACTTGGTATGTTTGATTTACGCGGAGAGATAGTGCCACTCATTGATTTAACTTTGTGGATGAATATCAAGCCAAAAGAAGATGCTATAAATGAAAAAAAAGTAATTGTTACAGAATTTAACAACAAACGACTTGGTTTTGTCGTCCATGCAACAAAGCGTCTTAGACGAATAAGTTGGGCAGATATAGAATCTGCTATGTTTAGCTTAAACAATGACAACCAGCGTGGTAAAATCACAGGAACAACGCGCATTGAAGATGGAAGAACTTTGTTAATTTTAGATTTAGAAAGTATTATTGATGATTTAGATTTCCAAATGCCAAATGGTGCTAATGCAGATACAGAAGAGTTTAAGCCAACTAGAAAATTTGAAGGAAGTGTGCTTATTCTTGATGATAGCTCTATTGCCCGCAAACTCTTACATAGCACAATGACTGATATTGGCTTTAATGTTATTGAAGCCATTGATGGACAAGCAGGGTTAGAGCGTTTAGAACAACTCTATGAGCGTTGGGGCAATGACATAACAAATCACCTTAAATTAATTGTTTCAGATGTGGAAATGCCAAAAATGGACGGCTTTCACTTTGCAGCACAAGTTAAAAATGATGCAAGATTCAATAAGATTCCAATCATTTTTAATTCTTCTATTAGTGATAAGTTTAGTTCCACCAAAGGAAAAGAGATAGGAGCTGAAGCTTATTTAGTTAAGTTTGATGCAAAACTATTTTATGATGAAATCACTAGAATTTTATCAAAATAA
- the grpE gene encoding nucleotide exchange factor GrpE: MEEQEEKQYNQNIQDNEEGTQMREELQESTSAQQTLQEQEIDYQAKYLELKDQYVRAFADFENTKKRLERDKNQSLEYAYERIMNDLLPVLDTLEKALESAQSNPEAGAIAQGLQLTLEGFLKVLSKHGVEVIATDGEFDPNLHECLMQVPDANKNDGEILQTLQKGFVYKHRVLRPSMVSVVKN; this comes from the coding sequence ATGGAAGAGCAAGAAGAAAAACAATATAACCAAAACATTCAAGACAATGAGGAAGGCACTCAAATGCGTGAAGAGTTACAAGAGAGCACCAGCGCACAACAAACCCTTCAAGAGCAAGAAATAGATTATCAAGCAAAATATTTGGAGTTAAAAGACCAATATGTGAGGGCATTTGCAGATTTCGAAAACACGAAAAAGCGGCTAGAACGAGATAAGAATCAGAGCTTAGAATATGCGTATGAGCGCATTATGAATGATTTACTTCCTGTGCTTGATACATTAGAAAAAGCCCTAGAGAGTGCCCAAAGTAACCCAGAAGCAGGAGCGATTGCGCAAGGATTGCAGCTTACGCTTGAAGGCTTTTTGAAAGTATTAAGTAAGCACGGGGTGGAAGTGATAGCCACAGATGGAGAATTTGACCCGAATTTGCACGAGTGCCTGATGCAAGTGCCTGATGCAAACAAGAATGATGGTGAGATTCTCCAAACCTTACAGAAAGGGTTTGTGTATAAGCATAGAGTGCTTCGTCCATCTATGGTGAGTGTCGTAAAAAATTAA
- a CDS encoding metallophosphoesterase has translation MNLAQRGILQNQDTKDIAKIWEEAPYIKNDAVFIADAHFIPPDFPLLSQQSISASRALLAYFDSLLDNPTQIPSQIFLMGDIAHLLLGSAISSQKSNVSLLQYIESLSQYSQIWWFEGNHDFGLSALQNAMPPFLKNVRCIPRSNQPLAFNYQHNQEKKKILLAHGDIFLNTKYELYIRIMTSTIMQSLIKCLDAITLGNLYKSIIKKINHKPIKEGKIDISRFAPKRICAYESYLYKNLNSCAFDTHSSSYSDIVFIEGHFHIGKTYVDRALYISLPSFYVTRSIFSIESALSSNHIQGA, from the coding sequence ATGAATCTAGCTCAAAGAGGTATTTTGCAAAATCAAGATACCAAAGATATTGCAAAAATATGGGAAGAGGCACCTTATATTAAAAATGATGCTGTATTTATTGCAGATGCACATTTTATACCTCCTGATTTTCCCTTACTCTCACAACAAAGCATATCTGCTTCGCGTGCATTACTTGCATACTTTGATTCTCTTTTAGACAATCCTACGCAAATTCCATCACAAATATTTTTAATGGGTGATATTGCACATCTTTTATTAGGGAGTGCAATATCAAGTCAAAAATCAAATGTTTCACTTTTACAATATATAGAATCTTTAAGCCAATATAGTCAAATATGGTGGTTTGAAGGTAATCACGATTTTGGATTATCCGCCTTACAAAATGCTATGCCGCCTTTTTTAAAAAATGTAAGATGTATTCCACGTAGCAATCAACCTCTTGCTTTTAATTATCAACACAATCAAGAAAAGAAAAAAATTTTGCTCGCTCACGGCGATATATTTTTAAATACCAAATATGAACTCTATATCCGCATAATGACTTCCACAATAATGCAATCTCTCATCAAATGCCTTGATGCGATAACTTTGGGTAATCTCTATAAATCCATTATCAAAAAAATTAATCATAAACCCATCAAGGAAGGGAAAATAGACATATCTCGCTTTGCTCCAAAGCGCATTTGTGCTTATGAATCTTATTTATATAAAAATCTCAATTCCTGCGCTTTTGATACACATTCTTCCTCATACTCCGATATTGTTTTTATAGAAGGACATTTTCATATTGGAAAAACCTACGTTGATAGGGCTTTGTATATATCATTGCCTTCATTTTATGTTACTAGAAGTATTTTTAGTATAGAATCCGCCTTAAGCTCAAACCATATTCAAGGAGCATAA
- a CDS encoding M20/M25/M40 family metallo-hydrolase — protein MNDFALQSLQEFYKLCEIPHCSFHTQDMFSYLCTTLTHKGYEVQSDEAKNIYAKKGNPSVCLQSHYDMVCVGDSTQHKGIQTIQKDNFLCAKNSSLGADNGIGMACMLAQNAPDIELLFTNDEEVGMIGANHLGLKIESSLLLNLDSEDINEIVLGCAGGVDIECEIDLKAFNKPLAQLTSNYPHIYRITSKGFLGGHSGIDIHKNKENVITEFGFFLASLDVYILMLQAGEKRNSIPTGLDSIIACATPLNETFTTPQGAIFDITPIKDNITSYQYAYHKNAIIPLICGIHSGIYAASSQGTLSSLNLSLLAQQEETLKLIMMARANTDILLQRTINRLQNSVAFLNPHCSLHTSGFYSPWEKSIDDNHPALTLLQTLYTSHHITPHIAQIHAGLECGILKRQLLSLGSHTNLDVISIGPTIHTPHSLNECLDMRDFEIFCAILHDFIISYKGL, from the coding sequence ATGAATGACTTTGCCCTCCAAAGCCTACAAGAATTTTATAAACTCTGTGAAATTCCTCATTGTAGCTTTCATACGCAAGATATGTTTTCCTATCTTTGCACCACACTCACACACAAAGGCTATGAAGTCCAAAGTGATGAAGCCAAAAACATCTATGCTAAAAAAGGTAACCCAAGTGTCTGCCTCCAAAGTCATTATGATATGGTATGTGTAGGAGATTCTACACAACACAAAGGAATACAAACTATCCAAAAAGATAACTTTTTATGCGCAAAAAATTCTAGCCTTGGTGCAGATAATGGTATTGGTATGGCTTGTATGCTAGCCCAAAATGCTCCTGATATTGAGCTTCTTTTTACCAACGACGAAGAAGTAGGTATGATAGGAGCTAATCATCTTGGACTTAAGATAGAATCTTCCCTTTTGCTCAATCTTGATAGCGAAGATATTAATGAAATTGTTTTAGGTTGCGCTGGCGGAGTAGATATAGAATGTGAGATTGACCTTAAAGCATTTAACAAACCCCTTGCACAACTCACTTCTAACTACCCTCATATTTATCGCATTACAAGTAAAGGCTTTTTGGGAGGACATAGTGGCATTGATATACATAAAAATAAAGAAAATGTCATTACAGAATTTGGTTTTTTCCTTGCCTCGCTTGATGTATATATTCTTATGCTTCAAGCAGGAGAAAAACGCAATTCAATCCCCACAGGATTAGATTCTATAATTGCTTGTGCCACGCCTCTAAATGAAACTTTTACTACACCACAGGGTGCTATTTTTGACATTACGCCAATTAAAGACAATATTACTTCTTATCAATATGCTTACCACAAAAATGCAATTATCCCGCTTATATGCGGTATCCATAGTGGTATATATGCCGCGTCTTCTCAAGGCACACTCTCTTCACTTAATCTCTCACTCCTTGCCCAACAAGAAGAAACGCTTAAACTCATTATGATGGCACGTGCTAATACTGATATACTTTTGCAACGCACAATCAATCGGCTACAAAATAGCGTAGCCTTTCTTAATCCTCATTGCTCTTTGCATACAAGCGGATTTTATAGTCCGTGGGAAAAAAGCATAGATGATAATCACCCGGCACTCACGCTTTTGCAAACACTCTATACATCTCATCATATTACACCCCATATCGCACAAATCCACGCAGGTCTAGAATGTGGAATTCTCAAAAGGCAACTCCTCTCACTTGGCTCACATACAAACCTTGATGTTATTTCTATTGGACCGACAATTCATACTCCACATAGTCTTAATGAATGCCTTGATATGCGCGATTTTGAAATCTTTTGTGCTATTTTGCACGATTTTATTATCTCTTATAAGGGCTTATAA
- the dnaK gene encoding molecular chaperone DnaK, with the protein MAKVIGIDLGTTNSAMAVYEGNEAKIIANKEGKNTTPSIVAFTDKGEILVGEPAKRQAVTNPKKTVYSIKRIMGLMFNEDKAKEAEKRLPYNIVDRNGACAVEIADKIYTPQEISAKILMKLKEDAQSYLGEDVTEAVITVPAYFNDSQRKATKEAGTIAGLNVLRIINEPTSAALAYGLDKKEAEKIMVYDLGGGTFDVTVLETGDNVVEVLATGGDAFLGGDDFDNRIIDWAAEEFKSDEGIDLKNDVMALQRLKDAAENAKKELSSAQETEINLPFITADASGPKHLVKKITRAKFESLIDDLIEDTIKKIEFVIKDAGLSQSDISEVVMVGGSTRIPKVQERVKAFISKDLNKSVNPDEVVAVGAAIQGGVLKGDVKDVLLLDVTPLSLGIETAGGISTKVVERGVTIPTKKTQIFSTYEDNQPAVSINVLQGERELARDNKSLGRFDLSGIPAAPRGVPQIEVTFDIDANGILTVSAKDKATGKSQEIKISGSSGLSDAEIEKMVKEAELHKEEDTKKKAIIELRNNADSLVYQTKKSLEEFKDKIESAEVEKIQSAVAALEETLKNENASKEELEEKIKNLTEVSHKLAEAAYAKEQGGTQQGTDTKKKDDDVIDAEVE; encoded by the coding sequence ATGGCAAAAGTAATTGGAATAGACTTAGGAACAACAAACTCTGCAATGGCAGTGTATGAAGGAAATGAGGCAAAAATTATTGCAAATAAAGAAGGTAAAAATACTACGCCATCAATCGTAGCATTTACTGATAAGGGTGAGATTCTAGTCGGTGAACCTGCTAAAAGACAAGCAGTGACAAATCCAAAAAAGACAGTGTATTCTATTAAGCGCATTATGGGGCTTATGTTTAATGAAGACAAGGCAAAAGAAGCAGAGAAGAGACTTCCTTATAATATCGTAGATAGAAATGGTGCGTGTGCGGTAGAAATTGCTGATAAGATTTATACACCTCAAGAAATTTCGGCAAAGATTCTTATGAAGCTTAAAGAAGACGCGCAAAGCTATTTGGGAGAAGATGTAACAGAAGCAGTTATCACTGTTCCAGCGTATTTTAATGATTCTCAACGCAAGGCAACCAAAGAAGCAGGGACAATAGCTGGACTTAATGTGCTTAGAATCATTAATGAGCCTACTTCAGCAGCATTAGCGTATGGATTAGATAAAAAGGAAGCTGAAAAGATTATGGTGTATGATTTGGGTGGTGGGACATTTGATGTTACCGTTTTAGAAACAGGCGATAATGTCGTAGAAGTCCTCGCTACTGGTGGAGATGCGTTTCTTGGAGGTGATGATTTTGATAATAGAATCATTGATTGGGCAGCAGAAGAATTTAAAAGTGATGAAGGGATTGATTTAAAAAATGATGTAATGGCATTGCAGCGACTAAAAGATGCGGCAGAAAATGCTAAAAAAGAGTTAAGTAGTGCGCAAGAGACAGAAATTAATCTACCTTTTATTACAGCTGATGCAAGTGGTCCAAAGCATTTGGTGAAAAAAATCACTCGTGCGAAGTTTGAGAGTTTGATTGATGATTTAATTGAGGATACGATTAAAAAAATTGAATTTGTGATTAAAGATGCAGGGCTTTCTCAAAGTGATATTTCTGAAGTGGTGATGGTTGGTGGTTCTACGCGGATTCCAAAAGTGCAAGAGCGCGTTAAAGCATTTATTAGTAAAGATTTAAATAAATCAGTCAATCCTGATGAAGTTGTGGCTGTGGGTGCAGCAATACAAGGTGGCGTGCTCAAAGGAGATGTAAAAGATGTACTTTTACTTGATGTTACACCTTTGAGTTTAGGTATTGAAACTGCTGGTGGTATTTCAACAAAAGTTGTAGAGAGAGGCGTAACTATCCCTACGAAAAAAACACAAATTTTCTCTACCTACGAAGACAATCAACCTGCAGTGAGCATTAATGTATTGCAAGGAGAAAGGGAATTAGCGCGTGATAATAAATCGCTTGGGCGCTTTGATTTAAGCGGTATTCCGGCAGCTCCTCGTGGTGTGCCACAAATTGAAGTAACATTTGATATTGATGCAAATGGAATCTTAACCGTTTCAGCAAAGGATAAAGCCACAGGAAAATCTCAAGAGATTAAGATTAGCGGTTCAAGTGGGCTTTCAGATGCTGAAATTGAAAAAATGGTCAAAGAAGCAGAATTACACAAAGAAGAGGATACGAAGAAAAAAGCAATTATTGAATTGCGTAATAATGCGGATTCTCTAGTGTATCAAACAAAAAAGAGCCTTGAAGAATTTAAGGATAAAATAGAATCTGCCGAAGTAGAAAAGATTCAAAGCGCGGTTGCTGCACTTGAAGAGACTTTGAAAAATGAAAATGCTTCAAAAGAGGAGCTTGAAGAGAAAATTAAAAATCTCACAGAAGTAAGCCATAAACTTGCTGAAGCAGCGTATGCCAAAGAGCAAGGTGGCACACAACAAGGCACAGATACAAAGAAAAAAGATGATGATGTCATTGATGCTGAAGTAGAGTAG
- the argC gene encoding N-acetyl-gamma-glutamyl-phosphate reductase: protein MLAQHINVGIIGVSGYTGLELVKLILAHPIFKLSYIANTQGEIHLDEIHKMLFSLSHLPVCKADAKEAVDKCELIFIALPHKSAMTMVREILSIKPIKIVDLSADYRLNAKNYTAHYCPHIDTENLASAVYGLPEYNRALIQKSHLVANPGCYPTASLLALLPFLDYIDSSCGVFIDAKSGVSGAGKSLTENTHFPHINENLFSYSPLTHRHQIEIAEKCQTIGAKEMDIVFVPHLMPITRGMLISIFATLHSPLNSQEAYEILLNAYKNEAFVRIRKSPVSIAHVVGSHFCDIFVATTNKNIYINSSIDNLLRGASSQALLNANLMCGLDEHLGVPNIPYGIF from the coding sequence ATGTTAGCGCAACATATCAATGTCGGAATCATCGGAGTGAGTGGCTATACGGGCTTAGAACTTGTTAAGCTTATTCTTGCTCACCCGATTTTTAAATTAAGCTACATCGCTAATACACAAGGAGAGATACATCTTGATGAGATTCATAAAATGCTCTTCTCTCTTAGTCATCTGCCGGTTTGCAAGGCTGATGCCAAAGAAGCTGTAGATAAATGTGAGCTTATTTTCATTGCCCTGCCGCATAAAAGTGCTATGACTATGGTGCGTGAGATTCTAAGCATTAAGCCAATAAAGATTGTTGATTTATCAGCTGACTACCGCCTCAATGCGAAAAATTATACAGCGCATTATTGCCCTCATATTGATACAGAAAATCTCGCTAGCGCTGTGTATGGATTGCCAGAATATAATCGTGCATTGATACAAAAATCTCATCTTGTGGCAAATCCGGGTTGCTATCCTACTGCTAGTCTTTTGGCTCTGCTCCCTTTTTTGGATTATATTGATAGCTCTTGTGGTGTGTTTATTGATGCCAAAAGTGGTGTGAGTGGAGCAGGAAAAAGCCTTACTGAGAATACACACTTTCCCCACATTAATGAGAATCTCTTTAGCTATTCCCCTCTTACACATCGTCACCAAATAGAAATTGCCGAAAAATGCCAAACTATTGGCGCTAAGGAAATGGATATTGTCTTTGTGCCACACCTTATGCCTATTACACGTGGTATGCTTATAAGCATATTTGCGACACTTCATTCACCACTAAACTCACAAGAAGCATATGAGATACTCCTGAATGCCTATAAAAATGAGGCTTTTGTCCGAATCCGTAAGAGCCCTGTCAGTATTGCCCACGTTGTTGGTAGCCATTTTTGTGATATTTTTGTTGCTACTACGAACAAAAATATTTATATCAACTCTTCAATAGATAATCTTCTACGCGGAGCAAGCTCACAAGCTTTGCTTAATGCTAACCTTATGTGTGGCTTAGATGAGCATTTAGGTGTGCCAAATATACCTTATGGTATTTTTTAG
- a CDS encoding asparaginase — protein MSIWRIAQIFVCVLVMALGMLGCSSEEKAQQVKEKRSEKLEGFEQNAKIKKPNIVILATGGTIAGAVDSQIKTTGYNAGVISVDTLIEAVPQLQEIAHIQGEQIANIDSADMNDEIWLTLAQRVNKLLENPKIDGIVITHGTDTMEESAFFLHLTTRSDKPVVLTGAMRPSTAISADGPKNLYNALALAANTQSKGKGVMVVMNDRIQSARYVSKTHSLNVDAFSSPNSGDMGYILDGKVFFYTFPNKPHTTHSEFDVRSLRSLPKVDILYSYANDGLAIAAQALANQGTKGLVIAGSGAGSIHKNHKDMLKKLMQEGLIVVQSSRINNGIVLASEADAKLGFIGSGDLNPQKARVLLMLALTQTKNSAEIAKIFQRY, from the coding sequence ATGAGTATATGGCGTATTGCTCAAATCTTTGTTTGTGTTCTTGTGATGGCATTAGGAATGCTAGGTTGTTCAAGTGAAGAGAAAGCACAGCAAGTGAAAGAAAAAAGGAGTGAAAAGTTGGAAGGCTTTGAGCAAAATGCCAAAATAAAGAAGCCTAATATTGTGATTCTTGCCACAGGAGGCACGATAGCTGGGGCGGTAGATTCTCAAATTAAAACAACAGGCTATAATGCAGGAGTAATAAGCGTTGATACATTGATTGAGGCTGTGCCACAGCTTCAAGAGATTGCACATATTCAAGGGGAGCAAATTGCCAATATTGATAGTGCGGATATGAATGATGAAATATGGCTCACTTTGGCTCAACGCGTGAATAAGTTGCTTGAGAATCCAAAGATTGATGGTATTGTTATTACTCACGGCACAGATACAATGGAAGAGAGCGCGTTTTTTTTACATCTTACTACTCGAAGTGATAAGCCTGTAGTGCTTACAGGAGCAATGCGTCCTAGCACTGCGATAAGTGCTGATGGTCCTAAGAATCTTTACAATGCACTTGCATTAGCAGCTAATACGCAATCAAAGGGTAAGGGCGTTATGGTAGTGATGAATGATAGAATCCAAAGTGCGCGATATGTGAGCAAAACACATAGTCTTAATGTAGATGCTTTTTCCTCCCCTAATAGTGGCGATATGGGCTATATTTTAGATGGTAAAGTATTTTTCTACACATTTCCAAATAAGCCTCATACAACTCATAGTGAATTTGATGTGCGCTCTTTGAGATCTCTGCCAAAAGTGGATATTCTTTATTCTTATGCTAATGATGGCTTAGCCATAGCGGCTCAAGCTTTGGCAAATCAAGGCACAAAAGGCTTAGTCATAGCAGGAAGTGGCGCTGGAAGTATCCATAAGAATCACAAAGATATGCTTAAAAAATTAATGCAAGAGGGTTTAATAGTCGTGCAAAGCTCAAGGATAAATAATGGCATAGTATTAGCAAGTGAAGCAGATGCTAAACTTGGCTTTATTGGCAGTGGGGATTTGAACCCACAAAAAGCACGTGTGCTTTTAATGCTTGCCCTTACTCAAACCAAAAATTCAGCAGAAATTGCAAAAATTTTTCAAAGATATTAA
- a CDS encoding class II aldolase and adducin N-terminal domain-containing protein produces the protein MNIHTTQVSPELIASIASISLSMFRKNFFGVFHGAISARVAKNRFIINKQQAIFDNLNANSMIALYHRQDYRWDEASLHAPIHASIYEHFSEAKFIAYAMPPYLVSYSLKYNALKPQDYFGYKFLAPCIEIFDPKDYETWEKRADTDIPRYFKEHNHSFMLIKGYGVYAYARDIYTLAKVIALIENSCKILHYNASLHERCQDKSQI, from the coding sequence ATGAATATACATACCACTCAAGTTAGCCCAGAACTTATTGCAAGTATTGCTAGTATTTCGCTTTCTATGTTTAGAAAGAATTTCTTTGGTGTATTTCACGGAGCAATTTCTGCGCGTGTGGCAAAAAATCGCTTTATTATCAACAAACAACAAGCTATTTTTGATAACCTCAATGCGAATTCTATGATTGCACTTTATCATAGACAAGATTATCGCTGGGACGAAGCTAGCTTACACGCTCCTATACACGCAAGTATTTATGAGCATTTCTCTGAAGCAAAATTCATTGCTTATGCTATGCCACCCTATCTTGTTTCCTACTCTCTCAAATATAATGCCCTTAAACCTCAAGATTATTTTGGCTACAAATTTCTCGCCCCCTGCATTGAAATTTTTGACCCCAAAGATTATGAAACTTGGGAAAAACGAGCAGATACTGATATTCCACGATATTTTAAAGAACACAATCATTCTTTTATGTTAATTAAAGGCTATGGTGTATATGCCTATGCTCGTGACATTTACACACTTGCTAAAGTAATTGCTCTTATTGAAAATTCGTGTAAAATCTTACATTATAATGCAAGTTTGCACGAAAGATGTCAAGATAAATCCCAAATATAA